Proteins from a genomic interval of Anatilimnocola floriformis:
- a CDS encoding helix-turn-helix transcriptional regulator: protein MSAQMQTQTKAIVTVAEMARMVGLSRARFYQLIGSAFPAPDRDPETDRPYYVEDAQKICLEVRRRNCGVDGKPILFYARRGGAPTMPKRRESKPQAKEKNKYTAIVDAMKGLGLVGVTDQQVSAAVAKLFPSGIAGVDEAEVIRSVFVQIQRQNSTDNLGR from the coding sequence ATGAGCGCCCAAATGCAAACCCAAACGAAGGCCATCGTGACCGTTGCTGAAATGGCTCGCATGGTCGGATTGTCACGAGCGAGGTTTTACCAATTGATCGGGTCGGCGTTCCCAGCGCCGGATCGTGACCCGGAAACTGACCGTCCATATTACGTCGAAGATGCGCAGAAAATCTGTCTTGAAGTGCGCCGGCGAAACTGCGGCGTCGATGGCAAGCCGATCTTGTTTTATGCACGACGAGGAGGAGCGCCCACGATGCCCAAACGACGGGAGTCCAAGCCGCAGGCAAAAGAAAAGAACAAGTACACCGCCATCGTCGATGCGATGAAAGGTCTTGGCCTCGTCGGCGTGACCGATCAACAGGTCAGTGCGGCGGTCGCCAAATTGTTCCCTTCGGGGATCGCAGGCGTCGATGAGGCCGAGGTAATCCGTTCCGTTTTCGTCCAAATTCAGCGCCAGAACTCGACCGATAATCTCGGTCGATAA
- the dcm gene encoding DNA cytosine methyltransferase codes for MGIAIGEGLGDDFLMAFNVLSMFCGGGGFDLGFKQSGFDIIWANDYDKDACRTYRRNFGDLHLVEGDITKIPIPTLKQPVHVLLAGFPCQPFSTTGNRLSGDDSRGRLYQTCFDYIGKFQPQVVFFENVRGVLKSQGIERKYIIEDICDDLVGLGYEHVYISLIDATMYGVPQKRRRVIITACRKPFIFPQPIAEECGLTIQSALEGIQEATPNSQEIQKICDRYLTLLRYVPPGGCWDDIPYDQLPKRFQKIRDDKNKYRSPRFFRRHAMSDISTTIKAKALPETSAIWHPMYDRSFSVREVARIQSFPDDFVFDGRSVCSNYRVVGNAVPPRLSYNLAQAAKEMLSGNNHTTNISMYQSEAILALGETVRYPNSVTSKCQNMVSNSLLQPIEGAMKPQCNECPLTSKDQQDAVIDAAIRAAYLDPHSPTSHRAIASMLPGWIKADHKRVGRRVQELVSTGALPQLSRRVGLDGKLRQGRQIPKADVPDDFQPQVSLHCGDAEQQLRKLGDDSVDCCVTSPPYFLQMDVCAEQQIGQ; via the coding sequence TTGGGCATTGCCATCGGCGAGGGCTTGGGCGATGATTTCCTGATGGCATTTAACGTACTTAGCATGTTCTGTGGCGGAGGGGGCTTCGACCTTGGCTTTAAGCAATCCGGCTTCGACATCATCTGGGCCAATGATTACGACAAAGATGCTTGTCGTACTTATCGGCGCAATTTTGGTGATCTTCATTTGGTGGAGGGCGACATTACCAAGATTCCGATCCCAACCTTGAAGCAACCAGTCCATGTGCTCTTAGCGGGCTTTCCCTGTCAGCCCTTTTCGACTACTGGCAATAGATTATCTGGCGATGACTCACGAGGCCGACTCTACCAAACCTGCTTTGACTATATTGGCAAATTCCAGCCACAGGTTGTTTTCTTTGAGAACGTGCGGGGAGTTCTCAAATCCCAGGGCATCGAGCGCAAGTACATCATTGAGGACATATGCGACGATCTTGTTGGACTGGGTTACGAACATGTTTACATCTCATTGATCGATGCAACCATGTATGGCGTTCCTCAGAAACGTCGGCGAGTAATCATCACAGCATGCAGGAAGCCATTCATTTTCCCCCAGCCGATTGCTGAGGAATGTGGCCTAACCATACAATCCGCTTTAGAGGGCATCCAAGAGGCTACACCGAACAGCCAGGAGATTCAGAAGATATGTGATCGGTATTTGACTTTGCTTCGCTACGTGCCTCCTGGGGGCTGCTGGGACGACATTCCCTATGACCAATTACCGAAACGGTTTCAAAAGATCAGGGACGACAAGAACAAGTACAGAAGCCCTCGTTTCTTTCGCCGGCATGCGATGAGCGACATCTCAACAACAATTAAGGCAAAAGCACTACCAGAAACGAGCGCTATTTGGCATCCGATGTATGATCGTTCGTTCTCCGTGCGGGAAGTTGCCAGGATTCAATCGTTCCCAGATGACTTTGTGTTTGATGGCCGAAGTGTTTGTAGTAATTATCGGGTAGTCGGAAATGCCGTCCCGCCCCGCCTGTCCTACAACTTGGCGCAGGCAGCTAAAGAGATGCTGTCAGGCAATAATCATACGACCAACATCTCCATGTATCAAAGCGAGGCGATTTTAGCATTGGGTGAAACCGTCAGATATCCGAATAGTGTAACTTCCAAGTGCCAAAATATGGTAAGCAATTCGTTACTACAACCCATTGAGGGAGCCATGAAGCCGCAATGCAATGAGTGCCCGCTCACGTCGAAAGACCAGCAAGACGCCGTGATCGACGCTGCGATTCGGGCCGCTTATCTCGACCCTCACTCGCCAACGTCCCACCGAGCGATTGCTTCGATGCTCCCTGGTTGGATCAAAGCGGATCACAAGCGGGTTGGGCGTCGAGTGCAGGAGCTGGTTTCAACTGGGGCATTGCCCCAATTAAGCAGGAGGGTTGGGCTAGACGGGAAGTTGCGGCAAGGCAGGCAGATTCCTAAGGCGGACGTTCCTGATGACTTCCAGCCGCAAGTGTCCCTTCACTGCGGTGATGCCGAGCAGCAACTGCGAAAGTTGGGCGATGATTCCGTGGATTGCTGCGTCACCTCTCCGCCGTATTTTTTGCAGATGGATGTCTGCGCCGAGCAGCAGATCGGCCAATAG
- a CDS encoding Holliday junction DNA helicase RuvB C-terminal domain-containing protein — protein MIEPFLIRSGLITKDKSGLRELTADGREFLSNSCQQAV, from the coding sequence GTGATTGAACCGTTTCTGATTCGGTCAGGGTTGATCACGAAGGACAAGAGCGGGCTGCGTGAGTTGACCGCCGACGGGCGAGAGTTTCTGTCGAACTCGTGTCAACAAGCCGTCTAA
- a CDS encoding recombinase family protein: MSGDAYSYVRFSAKKQELGRSQKRQAEAAARFCERHNLKLSPKSYQDLGVSSWKGKNFHEGALGAFLTAVKKTSSPIKRGSVLVVESLDRISRASARKALRIMEEIIEAGVTIATLDPERSYDEKSLDDPFSLIEMILVFVRANEESNMKSMRVRDAWTAKRMNAANAPMTTRGPAWLIPIAGGWKKDERKAESVRTIIRMSADGNGAPAILQYLHDAQVPNPSTGKARWSLAYVQLLMRDRRIIGELQPCVWTDGKQQPVGPPLEDYYPAICDLDTFARAQSALANRRKNNNTKQGNTINLFGGLMIDPESGSKWIVGKKAANKPARLQTMAARNKVKKSLSVDYDEVEKAVLRFIEGLDLEQLLPHEAHANRGRLGTVEQRIAILQQRIEMDDPATLGPLMDTLAKLEAERQQLKADFNEESALRHSAVNAHDVIDKMRKAKGDERKRLRLQLRTHLATVIRKITMTTAPFWRHSIGILDIELIDGILHREITHQDIMPVETLAEIALSGLLLNDKRRESVRKGILYVAERGFTLRIVVEGGRKGVKLMAVRPKGTGNPVVDVESAMTPEELSGAAWR; the protein is encoded by the coding sequence ATGAGCGGAGATGCGTACAGTTACGTCCGATTCAGCGCCAAGAAGCAGGAACTCGGCAGAAGCCAGAAACGGCAAGCTGAGGCAGCCGCCCGATTCTGTGAGCGGCACAATTTGAAGCTGTCCCCAAAAAGTTATCAAGACCTCGGCGTAAGTAGCTGGAAGGGCAAGAACTTTCACGAGGGAGCGCTCGGAGCATTTCTAACGGCAGTGAAAAAAACGAGTAGCCCAATCAAACGAGGCTCGGTGCTGGTCGTCGAATCCCTAGATCGCATCAGCAGGGCCTCTGCTCGGAAGGCGCTGCGAATCATGGAAGAAATTATTGAAGCAGGCGTTACGATTGCCACGCTTGACCCTGAACGCTCCTACGATGAGAAATCTCTCGACGATCCGTTCTCCCTGATCGAAATGATTCTGGTGTTTGTTCGAGCAAATGAAGAAAGCAATATGAAGTCAATGCGGGTTCGTGACGCATGGACTGCAAAGCGAATGAATGCTGCGAACGCCCCGATGACAACACGAGGTCCTGCGTGGCTCATCCCGATTGCGGGCGGGTGGAAGAAGGACGAGCGAAAGGCGGAGTCAGTTCGGACAATCATCAGAATGTCCGCCGACGGAAACGGCGCTCCCGCAATCCTGCAATATCTTCACGATGCTCAAGTGCCGAACCCATCAACCGGCAAAGCTCGATGGTCGCTCGCCTATGTTCAACTCCTAATGCGTGACCGCCGTATCATTGGTGAGTTGCAACCTTGCGTATGGACAGATGGTAAGCAGCAGCCAGTCGGCCCGCCATTAGAAGATTACTACCCTGCGATCTGCGACCTCGATACATTCGCTCGGGCGCAGTCCGCTCTTGCGAATCGACGAAAGAACAACAACACAAAGCAAGGTAACACCATCAACTTGTTTGGCGGACTGATGATTGATCCTGAAAGCGGCTCGAAGTGGATTGTCGGTAAGAAAGCAGCAAACAAACCGGCAAGGCTGCAAACTATGGCTGCTCGCAATAAGGTCAAGAAGTCGCTCTCAGTCGATTATGACGAAGTTGAGAAAGCCGTCCTTCGATTCATTGAAGGACTAGACCTTGAACAGTTGCTGCCGCACGAGGCTCATGCGAACCGTGGCAGGCTCGGAACGGTCGAGCAGCGTATTGCGATCTTGCAGCAACGAATTGAAATGGATGATCCGGCAACGCTCGGGCCGCTGATGGATACACTCGCAAAACTAGAAGCTGAACGGCAACAACTGAAAGCAGACTTCAATGAAGAATCGGCGCTCCGCCATTCGGCGGTCAATGCTCACGATGTAATCGACAAGATGCGCAAGGCGAAGGGCGACGAACGGAAGCGATTGCGGCTTCAACTTCGCACCCACCTAGCAACGGTTATCCGTAAAATCACGATGACCACCGCACCGTTTTGGCGTCACAGTATCGGAATCCTCGATATCGAATTGATCGACGGAATATTACATAGAGAGATTACACATCAGGATATTATGCCAGTCGAAACGCTCGCAGAAATTGCACTTTCGGGCCTATTGCTGAACGACAAGCGTAGGGAATCAGTTAGAAAAGGAATCCTCTACGTTGCTGAACGAGGCTTCACGTTGCGAATTGTCGTTGAAGGCGGACGAAAGGGCGTAAAGCTGATGGCCGTCAGGCCGAAGGGAACTGGTAATCCCGTCGTTGATGTTGAAAGCGCTATGACGCCCGAGGAATTATCGGGCGCTGCTTGGCGCTAG